One window from the genome of Pedobacter schmidteae encodes:
- a CDS encoding TlpA disulfide reductase family protein, which produces MYKKAAGLVVAILFALGTLHAQSPRSITVKGKVKFPDPNGKIYLGQLKGDGFDRVFKAIDSTVLKPDNTFSFTIKTNNPDFYQIRVYYNDQIDFWADKDNLKIAFRGVDTAKIKIKNPPHVHIEGSADNDVINHVNYAYYRYYQLSILLYNQLYQAEMVAKDSLWTAAAKINTDSLSIDFRARIKYLIEMYKDRPTVLYALNFLRWERDGDLIMATLDHLAQKYPNLPQVKKQRADILANIAQTKKIANGMPAPDFSYADLSGKKWGPKDFRGKYLIVDFWASWCGPCRQEIPHLKEVYKKYKDKGLEILAVSIDAKADMWKKALNEEKMTWTQVNAPESKPVMSSYLFNGIPFLVLIDKEGRIIEKDLRGESLDKKLKEIFGI; this is translated from the coding sequence ATGTATAAAAAAGCAGCAGGATTAGTAGTGGCAATATTATTTGCCCTGGGCACGTTGCATGCCCAATCCCCCAGGAGTATCACAGTAAAAGGAAAAGTAAAATTTCCTGATCCAAACGGAAAAATTTATTTAGGCCAGCTAAAAGGAGATGGATTTGACCGCGTATTTAAGGCCATTGACAGTACAGTATTAAAACCCGACAACACTTTCTCTTTTACCATTAAAACCAATAACCCTGATTTTTATCAGATCAGGGTTTATTATAATGACCAGATTGATTTCTGGGCAGACAAAGACAATTTAAAGATAGCCTTCCGTGGGGTGGATACGGCAAAAATTAAAATTAAAAACCCACCACATGTTCATATTGAAGGCTCGGCAGATAATGATGTCATCAACCATGTTAATTATGCTTACTACAGGTATTACCAATTGTCCATTTTGCTCTATAACCAACTTTATCAAGCTGAAATGGTGGCTAAAGATTCACTATGGACGGCAGCCGCTAAAATCAATACCGACAGCCTGAGCATTGATTTTAGGGCAAGGATTAAATACCTCATTGAAATGTATAAAGACAGGCCTACTGTGCTATACGCTTTAAATTTTCTGCGTTGGGAAAGGGATGGAGATTTGATTATGGCTACGTTGGACCACCTGGCGCAAAAATACCCCAACCTGCCCCAGGTAAAAAAACAGAGAGCTGATATTTTAGCCAATATTGCCCAAACTAAAAAAATTGCGAATGGCATGCCGGCACCAGACTTTTCTTATGCTGATTTAAGTGGAAAGAAATGGGGGCCTAAGGATTTCAGGGGAAAATACCTGATCGTTGATTTCTGGGCATCCTGGTGTGGCCCTTGCCGCCAGGAAATCCCTCACCTGAAAGAGGTGTATAAAAAATATAAAGATAAAGGCCTCGAAATTCTGGCCGTTTCTATTGATGCCAAAGCTGACATGTGGAAAAAGGCCCTGAATGAAGAGAAAATGACCTGGACACAGGTCAATGCTCCAGAATCAAAACCGGTAATGAGTTCTTATTTGTTTAATGGCATTCCATTTCTGGTATTGATAGACAAAGAAGGAAGAATTATTGAAAAGGACCTGCGCGGAGAAAGCCTTGATAAAAAACTAAAGGAAATATTTGGTATATAA
- a CDS encoding thioredoxin family protein, which translates to MKMKRVLLSAVLSCTLVLSAHAQTREINFKHDAAFKEVLAEAKKQNKLIFFDAYTSWCGPCKVMASTVFKTDSVADFFNQTFVNLKVDMEKGEGPDLNKRFEVSAYPTLLFIDGDGNLVHKIVGSAPANEFMAESRKALDPTRTVYGLGKKFNAGDHSDETTIAYMTALEAAYEQDKMGEVAGIYFDALPQSSLLGGKNWTMAKRFLFDVSSSSFAYLLNNSEVLASKYGKGKVEMYFNQVFYNAISSIKKTYSTNVAAAGKKAKVMEDLLKTGKVPSSEDMLVSLELTKLSGTKQWDKYCTTLENKAHQPTRPSAYTVLWPAMEMVRDAPVKYSSNALKLADYYSDDKNNLNTQILVSDLRKMANKKQGKIKEAEAFALNSDNLRKEAAAKGRGTPQIMKD; encoded by the coding sequence ATGAAAATGAAAAGAGTTCTTTTATCAGCAGTACTGAGCTGCACCCTGGTGCTGAGTGCTCATGCGCAAACCCGGGAAATCAATTTTAAGCACGACGCCGCGTTTAAAGAAGTACTGGCCGAGGCCAAAAAACAAAACAAGCTCATCTTTTTTGATGCTTATACTTCCTGGTGCGGCCCGTGTAAAGTAATGGCCAGTACGGTTTTTAAAACCGATAGTGTAGCCGATTTCTTTAACCAGACTTTTGTTAACCTGAAAGTAGATATGGAAAAAGGAGAAGGACCAGATTTAAATAAACGGTTTGAGGTTAGTGCATACCCCACCCTTTTGTTTATAGATGGTGATGGTAACCTGGTCCATAAAATAGTAGGCTCTGCACCAGCCAATGAATTTATGGCCGAATCGCGCAAAGCGCTGGACCCAACACGTACAGTTTACGGCCTTGGTAAAAAATTTAATGCCGGCGACCATTCTGACGAAACAACCATTGCGTACATGACCGCATTGGAAGCAGCTTACGAGCAGGATAAGATGGGCGAGGTTGCCGGAATTTACTTTGATGCCCTGCCCCAGTCTTCCCTGCTGGGGGGCAAAAACTGGACAATGGCAAAACGCTTTCTGTTTGATGTAAGTTCATCCTCTTTCGCTTATTTGCTGAACAACTCGGAAGTACTGGCTTCAAAGTACGGAAAAGGCAAAGTTGAAATGTATTTTAACCAGGTTTTTTATAATGCCATCAGTTCAATAAAAAAAACCTATTCAACCAATGTAGCAGCTGCCGGCAAGAAAGCCAAAGTGATGGAAGATCTGCTCAAAACAGGCAAGGTTCCTTCATCCGAAGACATGCTCGTATCGCTTGAATTAACAAAGTTATCCGGAACCAAACAATGGGATAAATACTGTACCACTTTGGAAAATAAGGCCCATCAACCTACCAGGCCCAGCGCATATACCGTGCTCTGGCCGGCAATGGAAATGGTACGCGACGCACCTGTGAAATATAGCAGCAATGCATTAAAACTAGCTGATTATTACAGCGATGATAAAAACAATCTGAATACCCAGATCCTGGTTTCTGACCTGCGTAAAATGGCAAACAAGAAGCAGGGTAAAATCAAAGAAGCTGAAGCTTTTGCCTTAAACTCCGATAATTTGAGGAAAGAGGCAGCGGCCAAAGGAAGAGGAACCCCTCAAATAATGAAAGATTAA
- a CDS encoding sensor histidine kinase: MKIPIYSSRYFIGIGIFIFLCFTGIWFFMSGKLSKRAEQISIDLATKTYELKSNVIHNEFNRLIKGIENLEAILPEFHSTADFIKRRKIVEALLLSHPAANKGWYTIINKQDTIYSTVEKSGQIYLDRPAPQYQKDWNQNKLISIADTLHWLVGTKHQLSNTETLIFGLDINLKELQNYLSGIDPAGRASASVIDETGTYVINPAEKLIGTKMGVPVRLSPITRRLKDSISTYEIVMSPVLEIPVFRYYTPLNISSMKWTMVLDTAALNVDEDVKDIEKYLIAMFISAALIILLLIAWAQAKWQKEFMLRQQVETKRQQLSIEKQELSLVAERQQKDNALLQLNALKQKVNPHFLFNSLSSLNALIEKNPELAKSFVLKLSRVYRYVLESYPNGLATVTEELRFANEYFFLLKIRFGDALEPMGIQISDAHLNQRIPFMSLQTLIENAVKHNMLSKAKPLQINIKSTEDCIEVTNNLQLRNDVKDSGKQGLNYLQSTYAYFGNTRLRYGAEGDLYRCYLPLIKPESV, encoded by the coding sequence ATGAAAATCCCGATATACAGTTCCAGGTACTTTATCGGCATAGGAATCTTTATTTTCTTGTGCTTTACGGGGATATGGTTTTTTATGTCGGGTAAACTCAGTAAACGGGCCGAACAGATTAGTATTGACCTTGCGACAAAGACTTATGAGCTCAAATCAAATGTAATCCATAACGAATTTAACAGGCTTATAAAAGGGATCGAAAACCTAGAAGCCATCCTCCCTGAATTTCATTCAACAGCAGATTTTATAAAACGACGCAAAATTGTAGAAGCCCTGTTGCTTAGCCATCCTGCTGCGAATAAAGGCTGGTACACGATCATCAATAAGCAGGACACCATTTACAGCACCGTTGAGAAGAGTGGGCAGATCTATCTTGATAGACCTGCCCCACAATATCAGAAAGACTGGAACCAAAATAAGCTGATCTCGATAGCAGATACTTTGCATTGGCTGGTGGGTACAAAACACCAGCTTTCGAATACTGAAACCCTCATTTTCGGCCTCGACATCAACCTGAAAGAATTGCAGAATTATTTATCAGGTATTGATCCGGCAGGCCGTGCCTCCGCTTCAGTAATTGATGAAACCGGAACTTATGTCATCAATCCGGCAGAAAAATTAATAGGTACAAAGATGGGGGTTCCGGTCAGGCTCTCGCCCATCACCAGGCGGCTCAAAGACAGCATCAGTACCTACGAAATTGTAATGTCTCCTGTTTTGGAGATTCCTGTATTTCGTTATTACACACCACTGAACATTTCGTCTATGAAGTGGACAATGGTGCTGGACACAGCAGCACTGAATGTAGATGAGGATGTAAAGGACATCGAAAAATACCTGATCGCCATGTTCATCTCGGCGGCCCTGATCATCCTCCTGCTGATCGCCTGGGCGCAGGCCAAATGGCAAAAAGAATTTATGTTAAGGCAACAGGTTGAAACAAAACGCCAGCAGCTTTCCATTGAAAAACAGGAGCTGAGCCTGGTTGCCGAACGCCAGCAAAAAGACAATGCCCTCCTGCAGCTCAACGCACTGAAACAAAAAGTAAACCCTCATTTTCTTTTCAATTCCTTAAGCTCATTAAATGCGCTGATAGAGAAAAATCCCGAACTGGCAAAATCCTTTGTCCTTAAATTATCAAGGGTATACCGCTATGTACTGGAGTCGTACCCCAACGGGTTGGCCACCGTTACCGAAGAGCTCCGTTTTGCCAATGAATATTTTTTTCTGCTGAAAATTAGATTTGGAGATGCCCTGGAGCCCATGGGCATACAGATCTCGGATGCTCACCTGAACCAACGCATCCCCTTTATGAGTTTGCAAACCCTAATAGAGAATGCAGTAAAGCACAACATGCTGTCGAAAGCAAAGCCACTTCAAATCAATATAAAAAGTACAGAGGATTGTATTGAGGTAACCAACAACCTTCAGTTGCGTAACGATGTAAAAGACTCGGGCAAACAAGGCTTAAATTATTTACAAAGCACATATGCCTATTTTGGCAACACCAGATTGAGGTACGGTGCCGAAGGGGATCTGTATAGATGTTACCTTCCATTGATAAAGCCCGAAAGCGTTTAA
- a CDS encoding zinc-dependent metalloprotease, whose product MILNKTSFVAVAILIFGLGVKAQIPKKLPKKEPVKKVSADSLKKKTAQDTTKKSTLKDYKTLLKQAKTINGVFKVHQVETDYYFEIPFKLMDKDFLLVNKLSSVPLAINEAGVNKGMNYENKVIRFYPNRLAKTVWVKTIVPQVESPAGDAITQSVKDNFTGSVIEQFKIEAYSPDSSAVVIKVNKVFDGTEKSFNDVFNGIGLGTSPKPSLSAIEKIKGFPQNLVIRSLLSTSVTEGQSTIAISVAVTTNLLLLPERPMKPRFADNRVGYFSTPRWYFSDTQQKLETRQLITKWNLVPKPADRARYLRGELVEPEKPIIYYIDPATPRQWVPYIVDGIHDWQKAFEAAGFKNAIQAKLVTDTADFDADDVRYSVVTYAASPKSNAMGPSVVDPRSGEILESDVIWWHNVMTSLQYWMRVQTGIIDTDARKNNFSVEKMGHAIRFVSSHEIGHTLGLKHNMGSSFAYPVDSLRSASYTARMGGTAPSIMDYARFNYVAQPEDQVKNITPQIGVYDKYAIAWGYRWLDTQDPRKELEIQKGWIAQHQNDPLYHYGEQQESLNVVDPRAQSEDLGDNAMKAGEYGMKNLRKLIPQIKDWAAEPGDSYYQAGKLYMAAVWQWNTYADHVMANIGGYYLENPVAGDGKKAYTPVPKAIQEDAMAYLKKEIFNLPDWLFKPELLDNTFAIKDTPLGPYEYGPYNLKREQQYGLMYSLVGDERLLRLLEMESIHGKDKVYTVSQLLKDIRETAFKQTINGKSLSLAERQTEQNYVDVLMVSADKLMEKVNKKALQPVGTTLKNNLPELCDLTPRAFREDRPAYTNEALKNVFVNSMTRTSDVASAKRGELMKILALLEKNKTKGDYETQNHHMDLILRIRQSLKIN is encoded by the coding sequence ATGATTTTGAATAAAACTTCATTTGTAGCTGTAGCGATTTTGATTTTTGGCCTGGGTGTAAAGGCACAAATCCCTAAGAAACTTCCTAAAAAAGAACCTGTTAAAAAGGTAAGTGCCGATTCTTTAAAAAAGAAAACGGCACAGGATACCACTAAAAAAAGCACTTTAAAAGATTATAAAACACTTTTAAAACAAGCAAAAACGATCAACGGGGTTTTTAAAGTACATCAGGTAGAAACCGACTATTACTTCGAAATTCCATTTAAATTAATGGATAAAGACTTTTTACTGGTCAACAAACTATCCTCGGTCCCTTTGGCCATCAATGAGGCCGGCGTAAATAAAGGGATGAACTATGAAAACAAGGTCATTCGTTTTTATCCCAACCGACTGGCCAAAACAGTATGGGTAAAAACCATCGTGCCACAGGTAGAATCGCCCGCAGGTGATGCCATTACCCAATCGGTAAAAGACAATTTTACAGGTTCGGTAATTGAACAGTTTAAAATTGAAGCTTACTCTCCCGATTCATCAGCAGTAGTGATCAAAGTAAATAAAGTATTTGACGGTACAGAAAAAAGCTTTAATGATGTATTTAACGGCATAGGCCTGGGTACCAGCCCGAAGCCTTCCTTATCGGCCATTGAAAAAATTAAAGGTTTTCCGCAAAATCTGGTGATACGATCGTTGCTTAGCACTTCCGTAACTGAAGGGCAAAGCACCATAGCCATCAGTGTGGCTGTAACGACCAATTTATTATTGCTGCCCGAGAGGCCGATGAAACCCCGGTTTGCCGACAACCGCGTAGGTTATTTCAGCACACCAAGATGGTATTTTTCGGATACGCAGCAAAAGCTGGAAACCAGACAGCTCATTACCAAATGGAACCTGGTACCGAAGCCGGCCGACCGCGCGCGTTATTTAAGAGGCGAACTGGTTGAACCCGAGAAACCGATTATTTATTACATAGACCCTGCTACACCAAGACAATGGGTACCTTATATTGTGGACGGCATACACGATTGGCAAAAAGCTTTTGAAGCCGCAGGTTTTAAAAATGCCATTCAGGCGAAACTGGTTACCGACACGGCCGACTTTGATGCCGACGATGTCCGTTATTCGGTAGTTACCTATGCGGCATCGCCAAAGTCCAATGCTATGGGCCCATCGGTGGTAGATCCCCGCTCGGGCGAAATCCTGGAATCGGATGTCATCTGGTGGCACAACGTCATGACCTCACTACAGTATTGGATGCGCGTGCAAACCGGTATTATTGATACAGACGCCAGAAAAAACAATTTTAGCGTAGAAAAAATGGGTCATGCCATCCGTTTTGTCTCCTCGCACGAAATTGGCCATACCTTGGGTCTAAAACACAACATGGGCTCATCATTTGCCTATCCGGTAGATTCCCTGCGTTCGGCAAGTTATACAGCCAGGATGGGCGGCACCGCTCCTTCTATTATGGACTATGCACGTTTTAATTATGTTGCGCAGCCCGAAGACCAGGTAAAAAACATTACTCCACAAATTGGTGTATACGATAAATACGCCATTGCCTGGGGGTACCGCTGGCTGGATACACAAGATCCACGGAAGGAACTGGAAATTCAGAAAGGATGGATTGCCCAGCACCAGAATGATCCTTTGTACCACTATGGCGAACAACAGGAAAGCTTAAACGTGGTAGACCCAAGGGCACAGTCGGAGGACCTGGGCGATAATGCCATGAAAGCAGGCGAATATGGCATGAAAAACCTGCGCAAACTGATCCCACAGATTAAGGATTGGGCTGCAGAACCTGGCGATTCTTATTACCAGGCCGGTAAATTATATATGGCAGCTGTTTGGCAGTGGAATACTTATGCCGATCACGTAATGGCCAATATAGGTGGGTACTATCTGGAAAACCCGGTAGCTGGCGATGGTAAAAAGGCTTATACACCGGTTCCGAAAGCCATACAGGAAGATGCTATGGCCTACCTGAAGAAAGAGATTTTTAACCTGCCCGACTGGTTGTTTAAACCCGAATTGTTAGACAATACCTTTGCCATTAAAGATACCCCGCTTGGCCCTTACGAGTACGGCCCTTATAATTTGAAACGTGAGCAACAGTATGGATTAATGTACAGCCTGGTTGGCGACGAACGTTTGCTAAGGCTATTGGAAATGGAGTCTATCCATGGAAAAGACAAAGTATATACGGTTTCGCAATTGCTGAAAGACATCAGAGAAACAGCATTTAAACAGACCATAAATGGCAAATCGCTAAGCCTGGCCGAACGCCAGACCGAGCAGAACTACGTAGATGTTTTGATGGTAAGTGCCGATAAACTGATGGAAAAGGTCAATAAAAAAGCACTTCAGCCAGTTGGCACAACTTTAAAAAATAATTTACCTGAACTGTGCGACCTCACCCCACGCGCTTTTAGAGAAGACAGGCCAGCTTATACCAACGAGGCGCTGAAAAACGTATTTGTGAACTCCATGACCAGAACATCGGATGTAGCTTCAGCTAAAAGAGGCGAACTGATGAAAATCCTGGCCTTGTTGGAGAAGAACAAAACAAAAGGCGACTACGAAACCCAAAACCATCATATGGATCTCATTTTAAGAATCAGGCAAAGCTTAAAAATCAATTAA
- a CDS encoding SusC/RagA family TonB-linked outer membrane protein, whose protein sequence is MNKFLLLLLLLGTAFTGYTQEQTTVTGQVLSAEDGKPIPGASVFVDKSGIGEQSSPGVIQNSVIGAMTDANGHFSLKVPAGTTYLKVSYLGYTSTLVDIRNKTKVTVSLKNDDNVLSEVIVNGYTDISKRKNTTSIAKVEYENIRQNGVAGVDQMLEGQIAGVSVGTLNGGPGAAPKIKIRGTVSLNGTQDPLWVLDGLPLEGTNLPNNITDKDNIDQLRNLPIAGLNPDDIADITILKDAAATAIYGARAANGVIVITTKKGKKGPMAVNFTANTFITERPDLSKLNLMNSNQKVDFELGMASRPDLIYRDNQGSVARILNKSGELNNYRTGGFAGLTQATQDAINALRGNNTNWGKELYQAAVNQQYGLSLSGGNDQANYYFSSGYYNEKGTTIGTGMERYNITLKTDFNISQKLKAGVAVFGAKTKRKNYLVDPDGYTNVSTYSRNVNPYQTIRDANGNYAYDLDILGTVNGDVYLPYNFLEERANTRYTLDNKSVKTIMDLSYEINKNLNIRTEFGLQFEDTGVEKYAGQESYNTRKLRQASSYFNSSLGKTDYFLPAGGVITNQGTSFFQYNWKSILEYKKVFNEKHEVEALAGSELRRTYNEDIITRGFGFNERTLTNQNIVFPNADFAANNRFRAYEKLKLENAYASFYGTLSYTYNRKYTLYGSIRYDGSDLFGVDPKYRYLPIYSVSGAWNAKEEQFIKDINWISNLRLRSSYGIQGNIDKNTSPFVVGRYGTSNILPGGNQPIISVENPPNNKLRWEKTTTFNAGLDLGLFNNVVQVTFDYYNRDSKDLIGTQALQLENGFDFTNANFAKVNNKGLELSISTRNIRTNDFQWSTDFNIAKNKSKVIQEKVRPNQLTPSREGYPVGAVFVLKTAGLDANGIPQFMKDGQVLSLEKFYNLYDPWADFFPGELTNTALSNEEFRNLFTYAGDRDPKFSGGITNRFRYGNFDFAATAIFNLGQTVVATPPYNPAQVDRGRNYSTNITNVWSPANTGSTLPGIFGKDSFDGERYMAYNWLTGFDASRSYNNLDLFAKKMSYMRISSLRMGYTLPTAISGKVKANTLRISVEARNPFVISTGYKGYFDPETYGNIYAQPISRSISIGLNATF, encoded by the coding sequence ATGAATAAATTTTTACTACTTCTTTTACTGCTGGGTACAGCCTTTACCGGTTATACCCAGGAGCAAACCACAGTGACCGGACAGGTGCTGTCGGCCGAAGACGGAAAACCAATACCGGGAGCATCGGTCTTTGTAGATAAATCAGGCATTGGCGAACAGTCGAGCCCTGGTGTAATTCAAAATTCAGTAATTGGTGCCATGACCGACGCCAATGGTCATTTCAGCTTAAAAGTTCCGGCCGGAACAACTTATTTAAAAGTAAGCTATCTGGGCTATACCAGTACACTGGTAGACATCAGGAACAAAACCAAAGTTACAGTTAGCCTGAAAAATGACGATAACGTACTAAGCGAGGTCATTGTAAACGGATATACTGACATCTCCAAGCGTAAAAACACTACATCTATTGCGAAAGTAGAATACGAAAACATTCGCCAGAATGGTGTTGCCGGAGTAGATCAGATGCTGGAAGGACAGATTGCCGGCGTATCAGTAGGTACTTTAAACGGCGGCCCCGGTGCAGCACCAAAAATTAAAATCCGTGGTACAGTTTCCTTAAATGGAACACAAGATCCGCTATGGGTATTGGACGGCCTTCCTTTGGAAGGAACCAATCTGCCCAACAACATTACCGACAAAGACAATATAGATCAGCTGCGTAATTTGCCAATTGCAGGCTTAAACCCTGATGATATTGCCGACATTACCATCCTTAAGGATGCTGCTGCTACCGCTATTTATGGAGCCAGAGCCGCAAATGGAGTAATTGTCATTACCACTAAGAAGGGTAAAAAAGGCCCGATGGCGGTCAATTTTACCGCCAATACTTTTATTACTGAACGTCCCGACCTGTCGAAACTTAACCTGATGAACTCCAATCAAAAGGTAGATTTTGAATTGGGTATGGCATCAAGACCAGATCTTATTTACAGAGATAATCAGGGTTCGGTAGCCAGAATTTTAAACAAAAGCGGCGAGCTGAACAATTACCGTACAGGTGGTTTTGCAGGCTTAACACAAGCTACTCAGGATGCCATCAACGCATTAAGAGGCAACAATACCAATTGGGGCAAAGAATTGTATCAGGCAGCAGTTAACCAACAGTATGGATTAAGCCTTTCGGGCGGTAACGACCAGGCCAACTATTACTTCTCCTCTGGTTATTATAACGAAAAAGGTACCACCATCGGCACCGGAATGGAACGTTATAACATTACTTTGAAGACTGATTTTAACATCTCTCAGAAACTGAAAGCTGGTGTTGCCGTATTTGGGGCAAAAACAAAACGTAAAAACTACCTGGTTGATCCAGATGGATATACCAATGTAAGCACTTACTCCAGAAATGTAAACCCATACCAAACCATCAGAGATGCCAATGGCAATTATGCTTATGATTTAGACATTTTGGGTACGGTTAACGGCGATGTTTACCTGCCTTACAACTTTTTGGAGGAACGTGCAAATACACGTTATACCCTGGACAATAAGAGTGTAAAAACGATTATGGACCTGAGCTATGAGATCAACAAAAACCTGAACATACGCACGGAGTTTGGTTTGCAGTTTGAAGATACAGGTGTAGAAAAATATGCGGGACAGGAAAGTTACAACACCCGTAAATTGAGACAAGCGAGCAGTTACTTTAACTCAAGTCTGGGTAAAACGGATTATTTTTTACCTGCAGGAGGTGTAATTACCAATCAGGGGACTAGTTTTTTCCAATACAACTGGAAATCGATTTTGGAATACAAAAAGGTTTTCAATGAAAAACATGAGGTTGAAGCCCTTGCCGGATCGGAGCTCAGAAGAACATACAATGAAGATATCATTACCAGGGGATTTGGTTTTAATGAACGTACACTGACCAACCAGAATATTGTATTCCCTAATGCCGACTTTGCTGCCAATAACAGGTTCCGTGCTTATGAGAAATTAAAACTGGAAAATGCCTATGCTTCATTTTACGGAACATTGTCGTATACATACAACAGGAAATATACCTTGTACGGAAGTATCCGCTACGATGGGTCAGATTTGTTCGGTGTAGATCCAAAATACAGGTACCTACCTATATACTCTGTTTCAGGGGCCTGGAATGCCAAAGAAGAACAGTTTATTAAAGACATCAACTGGATTTCGAACTTACGCCTGCGTAGTTCATATGGTATCCAGGGTAATATTGACAAAAACACTTCGCCATTTGTAGTTGGCCGCTACGGTACCTCCAACATTCTGCCTGGTGGAAACCAGCCTATAATTTCGGTTGAAAACCCACCTAATAATAAGTTACGTTGGGAAAAAACAACAACTTTTAACGCTGGTTTAGACCTGGGCTTATTTAACAATGTTGTACAGGTGACCTTTGATTATTACAACCGCGACAGTAAAGATTTGATTGGTACCCAGGCATTGCAACTGGAAAACGGTTTCGACTTTACCAATGCCAACTTTGCAAAAGTAAACAACAAAGGTTTGGAGCTGAGTATTTCGACCAGAAACATTCGCACCAATGATTTCCAATGGTCAACCGACTTCAACATCGCCAAAAACAAGAGTAAAGTAATTCAGGAAAAAGTTCGCCCAAATCAGCTGACCCCATCAAGAGAAGGTTACCCTGTGGGTGCAGTATTTGTGTTAAAAACTGCCGGCCTGGATGCCAATGGAATTCCACAATTTATGAAAGATGGTCAGGTGCTTTCGCTGGAGAAATTTTATAACCTGTATGATCCATGGGCGGATTTCTTCCCTGGCGAGCTGACCAATACGGCCTTGAGCAATGAGGAATTCAGAAACCTGTTTACTTATGCCGGCGACCGCGATCCTAAATTTAGCGGAGGTATTACCAATCGTTTCCGTTATGGCAATTTTGATTTTGCTGCCACAGCGATCTTCAACCTTGGCCAAACCGTTGTAGCCACACCACCATACAATCCGGCACAGGTAGACAGGGGCAGAAATTACTCGACCAATATCACGAATGTATGGTCGCCAGCCAATACGGGCAGTACCTTACCCGGAATTTTTGGTAAAGACAGTTTTGATGGCGAAAGGTATATGGCTTATAACTGGCTCACCGGCTTTGATGCCAGCCGTTCTTACAACAACCTGGACCTTTTTGCAAAAAAGATGAGTTATATGCGCATCAGCAGCTTGCGCATGGGTTATACCCTGCCAACTGCCATCTCAGGAAAAGTTAAAGCAAACACTTTAAGAATAAGCGTTGAAGCCAGAAACCCATTTGTGATCAGTACCGGTTATAAAGGATACTTTGATCCGGAAACTTATGGAAACATCTATGCTCAGCCCATTTCAAGAAGCATATCTATTGGTTTAAATGCCACTTTTTAA